The Mangrovivirga cuniculi genomic sequence ACAGACCGAAGTAAAATATGACTTAAAAAGCCGATTATTAGAATGATATTGGCAAATTTTAAAATAGAAGTGAACACCTCATTAACTGTCCCATTAGAGAACATTTTCGAAGAATTCATTTCAAGGAAGTAATTCAGATCACCTATAAGGGGGTAAATTTTAAATAGTCCAAAAAGTACAATCCCTGAAATCAATATTTCCGGCTCCCAACTGGCTTCCTGTATCCTTTTTAACCATGCCGGAACTTTAAACTCCTCTTCTTTCTGCATTATAAAAAAATTGGTTGATAAGATTTTAATAATAACTGTTTATCTATCGAAGTTCAAGCTAATCAACTATTTAATACCCGTTTTTCTCAGAAAACCTGGTCAGCATTTTAATTAAAACTGCCATTATCCATTCGGTGTATATCCCCTTAAAAGCCATTGAAAACAATATTTAAAGCTAATTAAATTAATCGAATTTTAGGTTTTTGGCATGGCTTTTGAAATATCCGGCAAAAACACTTAAATAAAATCTATCATGAAAAAACTAATAATCTTATCAATCATTACCTTATTAGGTTTATCATCAAAAATTAATGCCCAGGATGTCAGCTATGGACTGAAAACGGGTCTTAATATTGCTAACGTTATCGGTGGAGATGCTGATAGGAATAACTTATTTACTTTTCATGCAGGTGGATTTGTTGAATTTGGAGTAAATGAAAAGTTTTCCATTCAGCAAGAGATATTATTTTCCAGACAAGGCTCTGAAATAGACAATTCCCAGGAAGTAAGATTAGATTACCTGGCTTTTCCCATATTGGCAAAATATTATTTAACAGACTATATAAGTATTGAAGCAGGACCACAAATATCATTTCTAGTTGAAGATAAAGTGGTTTACAATGAAAATGGATATCCCCCATCCGAATTAGATGCAAACAGCTTTGATTTAGGGCTAAATATCGGATTTGGCTACAATATAAGCTCCAGGCTACTTGCGCAAATGCGATATAATTATGGCATCACAACGATAAGCGAAAACCCGGATTCTAACAATAGTGTATTTCAGATTTCGGTAGGATATAAATTCAAATAGCACCAAACTACTTCTACAACAAAAGCCCTTAGATATAGGGGCTTTTGTTTTTTACAGATAATTTATAAAAAGAAACTTTCTATTACCCTGTAGGAAGTTTAAACTTTTACGTTTATAAAAATCCTAAATGTATATTTGACTAAGAATACATTCTAAAGAAATAAAAAAGTATTTAATATTTAATTCAAGGATATACTAACTCTTCAACCATACGGATAGTAAAAAAACAACCATGAAATACCCTTTGATTCTATTTTTCCTTATTATTCATTTTCCAGTGGTTTCCCAAACCCAACTTCAATGGAAAGGCCGGATACTTGCTAAAAAAGATTCTACTCCTGTTTTTAATGCCCACATTTATATAAAAAATTCGAACATCAGCACCTCCACCAACGAGCAGGGATATTTTCAATTGAACTATTCTGAAACGAATTCCAATTCTCCGATATTGATATCCTGCATAGGATATAAGCCGGTTATCATTCAGAAAACAAAAAATACCAGAACGATTTACCTGGAGGAAAATACCTACACTCTTATGGAAATAGTGGTCAGAGCGATTGATCCTAAGAAAATATTAAAGACAGCCCAGGAGAATTTTACCAGAAATTATTATAAAGGCGACATCACGAAAAACATCTACTATTACGAAAATATTGTGTCGAATGATGAGCCATTGCGCAGACTGGAAATAATGACTAAAGTGGGCTCTAAGGGATTTCAAAACCACCATAAAAAACCTGATTTTTATGTCTATCAGAAAAGACCAGTTTTCAATAATGACCAAAGCTTTTATGGAGCAAATGGTATTGACGTTCTTTACTCCCTCGCCTGGACCCAAACATATCTGGATAAAAGTGTATTTAAAAAATTCAGGTTTTCGTTAAAAAGAAAATCAAATTTCCTCGGATTTGAGGCTTATCACCTCCTTTTAGAATCAAAACAAAGACCTGATCATAAGACGTCTATCTATATTACTGTCAAAGATAATGCTATAATTGCTATAAATGAGTCATTTCAAAATGATATAAAAAAGGAAGCAGAACCTGAACACTTTTACTTTCTGGAATCCATTCAATATGTGGATTTCATCAAATCAAAAAGTGGTAAATGGCATGTGAATTCTATCGATGATTACAGGGTTTCCATACGTAATCAACTAGTAAATAAAACCCGAAGATATATTAAGGTGCTTTCTACAAAAGAAGCTAAGATCGAAACTGATCTACCGAAAGTAAAAAGAGAAACAGATCTTTACGATTATGATGTCACTTACGATGAGGGATTCTGGAAAGATTTTAATGCACCTCCTTTAATAAAAGTTGAGTCTATGGAAGGGGTTAATTGAAAGTTAAAAGATTTTAAAAAATTAAATACAGTTTCCTGGTTTCTAAATACCTTCAAATTTCAAACATATTAGTTCTGCGAACCATTCAACAAACCAAAATACAATAACGTATCAATGAAAACCCTGATCAAAATTCTCAAAATCGTATTTATAAGCATTATTCTTATCAGTGCTTTTGTTGCCTTAATTTTCGGTCATTCCAGCATTCCTCTGGACGAACTAAAAGCGGAATACGCAAACGAAGAATCTGAATTTATGTCTATTGATGGTGCCAATGTCCACTATCGCGACGTAGGAAATCCCGGTGATTCGCTACCCATTATTCTAATTCACGGCACCGGCGCGAGTCTTCACACTTTTAATGACTGGACAAAAGAATTAAAGACAAACCACCGTGTTATAAGAATGGATCTTCCGGGCTACGGTCTTACCGGTCCTTTTGAAAACCGGGATTATTCAATCCATCACTACGTAAACTTCCTCAATACTTTCCTCGATTCGCTAAGTATAGATCAATGCGTAATGGGTGGAAATTCACTTGGAGGACACATCGCCTGGAGGTTTACCCTTAAGCATCCTGAAAAGGTAAACAAACTAATCCTCATCGATGCTTCTGGTTATCCTTTCAAATCAAAAAGTAGTCCGATAGCGTTTAAAATGGCTAAAGTACCAGTGGTGAAAAATGCTTTTACCTATATCACACCCCGATTTGTTGTCGAATCGAGTGTCGAAAATGTTTATGCTGATGATTCTAAAGTAACCGAAGAAGTGGTTGACCGATATTTCGAACTTACCTTAAGGAAAGGAAACAGACAGGCCTTTGTTGATCGCTTCTCAACGTCGAATAATCTTAAAGCCTACAAAAAATTGAATACCATCAAAACAGAAACGCTGATTCTTTGGGGAGAGCAAGACGATTTAATTCCCGTTGAAATTGCCTATCAATTTCATGAGGCACTTCCTAATGATACATTGGTTATTTTACCAAATGCAGGTCATATTCCCATGGAAGAAATACCTGAAAAAAGCCTGGATGTAGTATTTGATTTTTTAAATGACAAATAACCTGATAGACTTTATAAAAGTCTTTTCTTAAAACATTTTAATTCAAAAAAAAAGGTAGCCAGAAGAATCTACCAGCTACCTCTTTTCCGACTCTTTAATTCTTATTTCTTAACCCCTTCAAGTCCTTTTTCATCGGCAGGACTATCACAATATCCCCAGAACATGGTGAATGTAGAATAGTCCTTACTGAACTTAAGCTTTAAACTACCCCAGTGATTACGATCGTAAACATATGAGTCACATTCTTTTCGGGATCCATTTTCAACCCACTTACCCTCTATAGTGTAAGGGTCGGTTAGCTCTCCAACGATTTCTCCTCCATCGCTTTCATACCATCCTGCAATTTTATCACCATAGCGATAAATATGAAGATCCCCCCATTTACCGGCATCCCAGGTACCAACAACGCCTTTTCTCTCTTCATTTTCATTTGGGAATACGATAATCTCTACCCGGCGGTTTTTGCTTCTGCCTTCTTCAGTAGTATTATCAGCGACCGGATTTTTCTCACCAAAAGCATATACCTTTATTTTTCCCTCATCGATATTATGATTATTGATCAGATAGCTTCTTATTTCTTCTGCTCGTCTTTTAGACAGGTCGATATTACTTTCCTGGCTTCCTACATTATCTGTATATCCTTCTATAACAGTCAATCCATTTATTTCAGATACTTTTTCACCTATAGACTTTAATTCTGTCTTATCTTCTCCAAGGGTAGCCTTTCCAAAATCAAATAAAACTGAGCTGCTCAATTGAAAATTTATACTTGATCCGATCGCACCTATAGCATCGACATCTGCACCCGGCCAGCGGCCACTTTTGCCATCTTTAACATCGACGATCTTGACATATCTGAAAATATCCGATTCATTAACATACTCCGAAATATCAACTTCAGACAATCCTCCACCGGTTTTTCCCACATTGATCCAATCATTTCCGTTTTTAGAGATATGAACTTCGACAGGTTCTACATCAGGACCTATTTCGAAGATGTATAAATCAGGCCCCGGAATATCATAGAGAATATTATCAGTAAACTTTATGGTAAGCGAACCCCCATATCCAAGGGTTGTATATTTTTTCTCAAAATCCCCTGTGTAATCCGGAATCCCCAAGATGGGCTCAGGTATGCCATATCCTTCAATCGGTCCCGGATCGCCTACCTGGAACTCAACTACTTCATCAGCAAAAGAGATATCACCAAAAGGAAAAAATACCCTTCCTCCATGACCATCCGGATAGGTTCGCCCTATTTGAGCTGATAGTGAAAAAGAAATAAGCAATAGCTGAATTGTAATAAAAATTGGTTTCATAAAAATTGGTTAATAGATTTAAGTTATGAGGCACATAAACTATATAATAGATTTAGAAATCAAAAAAAATATTAATTCATCTAAAGCACTTTCGTCAAAACAGGTATAAAACTTATTTTTTCGGTTAACATGAATAAAAACTTAGTATTTGCATCAGGTATCTTAGGAGCAGCGTTTTTTATATTTTCAGCTTTTATCGGGGGATTCTCAATTGAAGATTACAGCCACATTTCCCAATATATAAGTGAGTCGTATGCATATGGTACTCCTTATGGTAAGTATCTACGATATTTTGGATATATACCGAGTGGATTTTTTCTGACTATCTTTGCTTTTTCAGCGCCCGCCTATTTCAAAAAGTCAGGTTTAGCTCGAATTGGATTCTGGGGAATAGGAATATTTTATGGCATTGCTACAATTATTACCAGCATCTTCCCCTGTGATGAAGGGTGTAACAAAGAAATGATAGATCCCTCCATTTCACAGATAATTCATAATGCAACTGGAGCATTTACCTATATCTTCGTTCCAATAAGTTTGCTTTTAATTGGCTTTGGACTGCGAAATGATCGAAGAACTTTATTTTTGTCGTATCTGAGCATTGGGGCAGGGTTATTTTCAATACTTTTTGTGCTGATTTTAATGTCAGACCCGGCATCAAACCATATTGGACTACTGCAAAGAATTATTGAAGCATCAATTCTTTTCTGGATAGTCATGTGTTCAATTTATATAAAAATTAAGTAGCTCTTATCAAGCAATAAATAATCAGTTGCTTTTAGATTTTATAACCATAATCGTACTTTGATAAGGAAAAAATAATTAATAGTTATGAAAGAATTAGTAGAAACATGGTTTACCAAATGGGAAAAAGGTGATTATCAAAATCTGCCCATTACAGAAAACTTTAAGCACTCCAGTCCATTTGGAACGATTGATGGTAAAAAAGCTTACCTGAATCTGGTTAAAGAAAATGAAGATAAGTTCCTCGGGCAAACCTTCGTAATCCACGATGTTATTTATGAAAAAGATAAAGCCTGTGTCCGATATACTGCCAGACAGGGAAAGGATTTTTCTTTAGATGTGAGTGAGTGGTATTATGTGAAAAACAACTTAATCGAAAAAATAGTCGCTTATTATCACATTGGAGAAATAAGGGAGGAACGAAGGCTTGATAAACCAGATTTAAATTGAACTCAGCCTACGCTACATTTCAATCATAGGTTATTTGATTTTAATAAGCTATTTTCGGATTTCAACCAGGATGGATTTTTGCAATTTTTTAATTGCAATTAAGCATAAACCTGGTATACCATTATATTTACAAATCAGAGTAAATGAACAAGTCAAGCAGAAGGAAATTTATAAAAGGAGGAATATTTGCTGCTATCGGCTTGACTTTTTTAGATTCATTATGGTTTGAAAAATATATAATCGATTGGAACTACTTTGACATATCCAAATCAGCAAAAAATAAAATCAAATTCATTCAAATTTCAGATTTGCATATTAATGAGTTAAAGTCCTTTCATGAATCCATTGCTGAAAAGATCAACTCAAAAAAACCAGATATAATTTTTATTACAGGAGACTCTGTTGATTCAACTGATAAGATCGAGTCTCTAAATAAATTCCTGGAATTAATTGATACGTCAATCCGAAAATATGCAATAACCGGAAACTGGGAATACTGGGGCAATGTTAACCTGGATAAACTAAAGGCTGTTTATTCTAACAACAATTGTGAATTATTGATCAATGAAAACAGGTCAGTTAAAATAAAGGATCGTGAAATATCGATAATCGGAATAGATGATCTGGTAGGTGGTGAGGCTGACTTTCCGAAAGCAGTTGAGAATCTTAAAAAGACAGATACAACGATAGTTTTATCGCATTGTCCGGTGCACCGGGACATAATCACAAAACAAAAAGGTGATTTAAAGATTGATCTGGTTCTCTCCGGTCATACCCATGGAGGACAAATTACTTTATTAGGAATGGTACCGTTCAAACCAAGGGGTAGTGGAAAATATTTAAAAGGATGGTATAAAAATTCTGATCTCAAAATGTATATCTCAAAAGGAATTGGCACAAGCATTTTACCAATTCGATTTGGTGCACGGGCAGAAATGGTCGAAATGGAGGTCTGATCGAAAATTGTGTGATAAGTTTTTATAGTTGCTTTATAGATGGTCAAATGAGGTGGATCCTTCCTTGTAATCAAAAAAATATCGCTCCATCTGAATGGAGCGATCATAAAGGCAGGTAAACTAAAACCTATTCAATCAAAATGATTCTTTTTCTGAGTCCGGTTGATAAGTATAATTAAATGTATAATGCTGACTGTCACTAGAAGTATCACTATCCTTGTAATAACTCAAAATCTCTACTTTTGCATAATTGTTGTCTGCAGTCCTGAATACCAGTACTCTTCCTGGTATCGCAGATACAATATTATTAGCCGGATTATAATTATACCAACCGTTACCCGACCCAGTAGGAATAGCGAGTCCGTTTTCTCCATCCTGCGAAAACTTTAATTCATCAATATTATTAACCTCACTGAAGGTTCCTTCCATTATGTATGCAGCAGCATTTCCAATTCTCTCTGGCTCTGAAGACAAACCAGTTGATGACCCTCCATTAACCAGAATAGTTGTTCCTCTAAAAGCAATATCCCAATCAGTTTGGTGGGTGGTAACAGCTCCAGATGAAAAATCAAACTTCACAAAATCGCCTGAAATAGTTGGAGGATTAGTAGTGTAATCTGAAGTCTGAGGAGCATGCAGATTTGCAATGGTTTCAGATTGCACAGCCTCAGTTTCAGGTGCCTGATCGTCTGTACATGAAAAAATTAGTAATTGAACTACTACAGCAAATGAAAATAATCTAAAGTTTATCATTTTTATATATTTAAAAGTTAACATTAATTGTTGAATACAAAATTCTTCCGGGGACATTGGTGATATTTTGAGGATCTGTAAAATTGAAAATATTGTCTGCTCCTAATCCAATTTTATATCGCTTCTTGATTTTTTTATTGATGGCAATATCTATTATGGAATAACCATTGACAAAATCATCGTAACGATCCAGGTAGGAATTGCCATTAGAATCCACAATACCATATTTACTTCGGTAGGTAGTTCTCAGGTTCACATCCACTTTCCACTCAGGTATTGTGTAAAACACCTTAAAATTGAACATGTGCCTGGAGCGATTTAATAATCCAAAATAATCGGAAACCTCTAATCGAAAAGTAGGAGAATCGGGCGATGTCCTTGCAAAAACCAACCCTTCATCAAACACATCGAGAGCATTCCTGTCAACAGCATAT encodes the following:
- a CDS encoding porin family protein, producing MKKLIILSIITLLGLSSKINAQDVSYGLKTGLNIANVIGGDADRNNLFTFHAGGFVEFGVNEKFSIQQEILFSRQGSEIDNSQEVRLDYLAFPILAKYYLTDYISIEAGPQISFLVEDKVVYNENGYPPSELDANSFDLGLNIGFGYNISSRLLAQMRYNYGITTISENPDSNNSVFQISVGYKFK
- a CDS encoding carboxypeptidase-like regulatory domain-containing protein, coding for MKYPLILFFLIIHFPVVSQTQLQWKGRILAKKDSTPVFNAHIYIKNSNISTSTNEQGYFQLNYSETNSNSPILISCIGYKPVIIQKTKNTRTIYLEENTYTLMEIVVRAIDPKKILKTAQENFTRNYYKGDITKNIYYYENIVSNDEPLRRLEIMTKVGSKGFQNHHKKPDFYVYQKRPVFNNDQSFYGANGIDVLYSLAWTQTYLDKSVFKKFRFSLKRKSNFLGFEAYHLLLESKQRPDHKTSIYITVKDNAIIAINESFQNDIKKEAEPEHFYFLESIQYVDFIKSKSGKWHVNSIDDYRVSIRNQLVNKTRRYIKVLSTKEAKIETDLPKVKRETDLYDYDVTYDEGFWKDFNAPPLIKVESMEGVN
- a CDS encoding alpha/beta fold hydrolase, giving the protein MKTLIKILKIVFISIILISAFVALIFGHSSIPLDELKAEYANEESEFMSIDGANVHYRDVGNPGDSLPIILIHGTGASLHTFNDWTKELKTNHRVIRMDLPGYGLTGPFENRDYSIHHYVNFLNTFLDSLSIDQCVMGGNSLGGHIAWRFTLKHPEKVNKLILIDASGYPFKSKSSPIAFKMAKVPVVKNAFTYITPRFVVESSVENVYADDSKVTEEVVDRYFELTLRKGNRQAFVDRFSTSNNLKAYKKLNTIKTETLILWGEQDDLIPVEIAYQFHEALPNDTLVILPNAGHIPMEEIPEKSLDVVFDFLNDK
- a CDS encoding OmpA family protein yields the protein MKPIFITIQLLLISFSLSAQIGRTYPDGHGGRVFFPFGDISFADEVVEFQVGDPGPIEGYGIPEPILGIPDYTGDFEKKYTTLGYGGSLTIKFTDNILYDIPGPDLYIFEIGPDVEPVEVHISKNGNDWINVGKTGGGLSEVDISEYVNESDIFRYVKIVDVKDGKSGRWPGADVDAIGAIGSSINFQLSSSVLFDFGKATLGEDKTELKSIGEKVSEINGLTVIEGYTDNVGSQESNIDLSKRRAEEIRSYLINNHNIDEGKIKVYAFGEKNPVADNTTEEGRSKNRRVEIIVFPNENEERKGVVGTWDAGKWGDLHIYRYGDKIAGWYESDGGEIVGELTDPYTIEGKWVENGSRKECDSYVYDRNHWGSLKLKFSKDYSTFTMFWGYCDSPADEKGLEGVKK
- a CDS encoding DUF998 domain-containing protein, which produces MNKNLVFASGILGAAFFIFSAFIGGFSIEDYSHISQYISESYAYGTPYGKYLRYFGYIPSGFFLTIFAFSAPAYFKKSGLARIGFWGIGIFYGIATIITSIFPCDEGCNKEMIDPSISQIIHNATGAFTYIFVPISLLLIGFGLRNDRRTLFLSYLSIGAGLFSILFVLILMSDPASNHIGLLQRIIEASILFWIVMCSIYIKIK
- a CDS encoding nuclear transport factor 2 family protein, which translates into the protein MKELVETWFTKWEKGDYQNLPITENFKHSSPFGTIDGKKAYLNLVKENEDKFLGQTFVIHDVIYEKDKACVRYTARQGKDFSLDVSEWYYVKNNLIEKIVAYYHIGEIREERRLDKPDLN
- a CDS encoding metallophosphoesterase → MNKSSRRKFIKGGIFAAIGLTFLDSLWFEKYIIDWNYFDISKSAKNKIKFIQISDLHINELKSFHESIAEKINSKKPDIIFITGDSVDSTDKIESLNKFLELIDTSIRKYAITGNWEYWGNVNLDKLKAVYSNNNCELLINENRSVKIKDREISIIGIDDLVGGEADFPKAVENLKKTDTTIVLSHCPVHRDIITKQKGDLKIDLVLSGHTHGGQITLLGMVPFKPRGSGKYLKGWYKNSDLKMYISKGIGTSILPIRFGARAEMVEMEV
- a CDS encoding HmuY family protein → MINFRLFSFAVVVQLLIFSCTDDQAPETEAVQSETIANLHAPQTSDYTTNPPTISGDFVKFDFSSGAVTTHQTDWDIAFRGTTILVNGGSSTGLSSEPERIGNAAAYIMEGTFSEVNNIDELKFSQDGENGLAIPTGSGNGWYNYNPANNIVSAIPGRVLVFRTADNNYAKVEILSYYKDSDTSSDSQHYTFNYTYQPDSEKESF